In Haliotis asinina isolate JCU_RB_2024 chromosome 16, JCU_Hal_asi_v2, whole genome shotgun sequence, the following are encoded in one genomic region:
- the LOC137267995 gene encoding flavin-containing monooxygenase 5-like, whose translation MGSKRRVLIVGAGISGLGAIKSCLEEGLEPVCLEQFDDIGGIWYYTEGYREGQGARAFDNLTTNSPKGLFCFSDFPHPEDYPPFLTHELVHQYLNLYSEKFDLRKYIHFKTKVRHIWKSGDYDVTGKWEVEATDASKTVYRDVYDCVIVCSGFSDARIPEVDGLETFEGTVEHSKTFKDGTRYTGKRVLVVGTGNSAGDMAVTASHVAKQVYLSVGRGTYIIPRLLKGGQPLGYVTQRRCNVRNNTTLSNVICEIANSRLDHTAAGVTNGVDKVPDLTMMINDFIYQQIACGRVKIAGRLMRVGKNEAEFEDGTVLKDIDTILFATGYSLGQRFLPEEAKGGKDKLYLYKMTFPLTLPHHTLALIGSFQSAATVLALVEVQGRLAARVLSGKHKLPPYNVMMKDVDRWNQHVLQSFGCYKYKIPNLKIRDEMAAELGVSPSWWDLIKAGPRLAYLYYYGPAFPYYYRLWGPHAWDGARDAIEAALTEGYLSKPVGRNKHLPPQTGCSRATVGLSCFVAMVIVTLWKYLGMRCCWLSF comes from the exons GAGGAATATGGTACTACACAGAGGGGTACAGGGAGGGGCAGGGTGCACGAGCATTCGACAACTTGACTACTAACTCACCAAAAGGCCTGTTCTGCTTTAGTGATTTTCCACACCCGGAAGATTACCCGCCTTTTCTGACCCATGAGTTGGTTCACCAGTATCTCAACCTCTACAGCGAGAAGTTTGATCTCCGGAAGTACATCCACTTTAAAACTAAGGTTCGCCACATCTGGAAGTCAGGTGACTATGACGTCACTGGTAAATGGGAAGTTGAAGCGACGGATGCATCGAAGACGGTCTATCGGGACGTATATGACTGCGTGATAGTGTGCTCCGGGTTCTCTGATGCCCGAATTCCTGAAGTTGATGGACTCGAGACATTTGAAGGGACCGTCGAACACTCGAAAACATTCAAGGATGGGACAAGATACACGGGCAAGCGAGTGTTGGTTGTGG GCACTGGGAATTCCGCTGGGGATATGGCCGTCACAGCATCCCATGTGGCAAAGCAG GTCTACTTGAGTGTTGGGAGAGGAACCTACATAATCCCTCGCCTGCTTAAAGGAGGTCAGCCACTGGGATACGTCACACAAAGGAGGTGTAACGTCAGGAACAACACAACGTTAAGCAACGTCATTTGTGAAATCGCCAATTCTCGCTTAGACCACACAGCCGCTGGAGTGACGAACGGCGTTGACAAGGTCCCTGATCTCACGATGATGATAAACGACTTCATCTACCAGCAGATTGCTTGTGGCCGTGTGAAGATCGCAGGCAGGTTGATGAGAGTGGGCAAGAACGAGGCCGAGTTTGAGGACGGTACTGTCCTCAAGGACATTGACACTATTTTGTTTGCAACAGGCTACAGTCTCGGACAAAGATTCCTACCCGAAGAAGCAAAAGGGG GTAAAGACAAGCTGTACCTGTACAAGATGACGTTTCCGCTGACACTGCCGCATCACACGTTGGCTTTGATTGGTTCTTTCCAATCAGCTGCGACAGTTTTGGCCTTGGTTGAAGTTCAAGGTCGACTGGCAGCGCGAGTCCTATCTGGAAAACACAAATTACCTCCCTACAACGTCATGATGAAGGATGTAGACCGGTGGAACCAACACGTCTTACAGAGCTTCGGATGCTACAAATACAAG ATCCCAAATCTGAAAATCCGAGACGAGATGGCCGCAGAGCTGGGCGTGTCCCCTTCCTGGTGGGACCTGATCAAGGCCGGACCCCGATTGGCTTACCTGTACTACTACGGCCCCGCCTTCCCCTATTACTACCGACTGTGGGGCCCTCATGCCTGGGATGGTGCTAGAGATGCTATTGAAGCGGCGCTCACGGAAGGCTACCTGTCTAAACCTGTTGGAAGGAATAAACACCTGCCTCCCCAAACCGGGTGTTCCCGTGCGACAGTTGGGCTGTCTTGTTTCGTTGCCATGGTGATCGTAACTCTTTGGAAATACCTAGGAATGAGGTGTTGTTGGTTGAGTTTCTAG